The following coding sequences are from one Rhineura floridana isolate rRhiFlo1 chromosome 2, rRhiFlo1.hap2, whole genome shotgun sequence window:
- the TBX10 gene encoding T-box transcription factor TBX10 has translation MSGKACWALQEPAFIAASLSVLTSDNCPFSPSPVGTPCLLGTTPEYEQYGAEGVVKQGGSSQVARKNQCVSDVTVQLEMRSLWEEFNSLGTEMIVTKAGRRMFPTFQVKISGMDPLADYVLLMDFVPLDDKRYRYAFHSSAWLVAGKADPATPGRVHFHPDSPAKGGQWMRQIVSFDKLKLTNNLMDDNGHIILNSMHRYQPRFHVVVVDPRPDSERYAQENFKSFIFTETQFMAVTAYQNHRITQLKIASNPFAKGFRECEPDDWPGSPGQLLGCLSRNGGVAPLAQLQETPEKGFASNHHLPPSPLREASQLQHPPLVTPSTLPDVCLARRPLSEAAGVLPYKHLSYHSIYVGARSRATPYALPSSRATSFHALNIYTAGGYEQ, from the exons ATGTCAGGTAAAGCCTGCTGGGCGCTGCAGGAGCCAG CATTCATTGCGGCGAGCCTGAGCGTACTGACATCCGACAACTGCCCTTTCTCACCAAGCCCTGTGGGAACACCGTGTCTGCTGGGGACAACACCAGAATATGAGCAGTATGGAGCTGAGGGAGTAGTGAAGCAAGGGGGTAGCTCCCAGGTGGCGAGAAAAAACCAGTGTGTGTCTGATGTCACTGTGCAACTGGAGATGAGGAGTCTTTGGGAGGAGTTCAATAGCCTTGGCACCGAGATGATCGTCACCAAGGCTGGGCG GAGGATGTTCCCCACCTTCCAGGTGAAGATATCTGGCATGGATCCCTTGGCTGATTATGTGCTGCTCATGGACTTCGTGCCTTTGGATGACAAGAGATACCG ATATGCATTCCATAGCTCTGCTTGGCTAGTAGCTGGCAAGGCAGATCCTGCTACACCTGGCCGGGTTCACTTCCACCCTGACTCCCCTGCCAAGGGAGGCCAGTGGATGAGGCAAATCGTCTCCTTTGACAAGCTCAAGCTCACCAACAACCTGATGGATGACAATGGCCAT ATCATCCTGAACTCTATGCATAGGTACCAGCCACGTttccatgtggtggtggtggatccCCGTCCAGACAGTGAGCGTTATGCCCAGGAGAATTTCAAGTCCTTCATCTTTACTGAGACTCAGTTCATGGCAGTGACAGCCTATCAGAACCACCGG ATCACACAGCTGAAAATTGCTAGCAATCCCTTTGCAAAAGGGTTCCGGGAGTGCGAGCCAGATGACTG gCCAGGGTCACCAGGGCAACTATTAGGCTGCTTATCTCGAAATGGAGGTGTGGCTCCTTTAGCCCAGCTGCAGGAGACCCCAGAAAAGG GGTTTGCCAGCAATCAccatcttcctccttcccctctcagaGAAGCCTCCCAGCTGCAGCATCCACCTCTGGTCACGCCTTCCACCCTCCCAGATGTGTGCCTTGCTCGACGACCCTTGAGTGAAGCAGCAGGGGTCCTGCCCTACAAGCATCTCTCCTATCACAGCATCTATGTGGGAGCCCGCTCACGGGCAACGCCCTATGCACTCCCCAGCAGCCGGGCCACCAGCTTTCACGCTCTCAACATCTACACGGCTGGTGGCTATGAACAATGA